Proteins encoded by one window of Lycium barbarum isolate Lr01 chromosome 11, ASM1917538v2, whole genome shotgun sequence:
- the LOC132619775 gene encoding uncharacterized protein LOC132619775 has protein sequence MEPFQDATELDCFRRRLEHQSAFANCTGKIWLFVMEEWEVHLVEDHAQHLTIRVVHQQRRQEALVSMVGSDFNVVLYDEEKLGGLSVLFQKTEDFAACINDCHLYDLGYIGSTFTWWNGRSDAATISKRLDRILSNQKMIDQAPQMIVTHLIKKGSDHSPHELQIRQETERIIKPFKCLNFSDFSGNPFLIFQHKLKKLRRGLMERSKGTYGNIFQKVTTLEEVILAHESQFEADPSMENRAQLHRVQAELSKYLHLEEAYLRQKSGMKWFKDGDRNTRFFHSYVNGRRKKLRLTNIQNGDGEWLNTNQHVPTVITKEHNHELVDLPSEEEIKSTSFGLSGDSASRADGFTGCFCQHCWNIVKEDIINMVRALFVGYELPKFITHTNLVLLPKNDIVETFFDLRLISLSNFSNKIISRVLHERLVQFLPLLISSNQSGFVKGGSIVKNVLLAQEIVRDISKRTKTANMVVKLDMMKAYDRVSWLFLTKVVSSNWYSVLINGKPHGFYTSSRGVKQGDPLSPILFIISAEVLSRKKESVKLMMKKIQQYEKVSGQLVNLIKSAFYVNHKVYQTMVRRIMGITKIRKGSFPFTCLSCPLYYGRNKIAYYDDIIKKIGKRIQSWHGKMLSYGGRVVLISNVLQSMPLHILSTMSPPIGVIRHIRRLLARFFWNYKSDTRCRHWIKWEAACLPKEEGVLGFRSVFEMSNSLFCKLGWNLRTKPSLWASFMINKYCKKLHPLIAITRGGSCTWKKMILVRDLVEHQIWWQIRQGDASFEFDNWTSLGALYHVVEENHTEEEIEVKQFSSGGEWDLISLRE, from the exons ATGGAGCCTTTTCAGGATGCTACAGAATTAGACTGTTTTAGAAGAAGATTGGAACATCAATCAGCCTTTGCTAACTGCACAGGCAAGATTTGGTTgtttgttatggaagaatgggAAGTTCACTTAGTTGAGGATCATGCTCAACATCTGACAATAAGAGTAGTACATCAACAGAGAAGGCAGGAGGCTTTAGTCTCAATG GTGGGAAGTGACTTTAATGTGGTTTTGTATGATGAAGAGAAGTTAGGTGGTTTGTCAGTATTGTTTCAAAAGACTGAAGACTTTGCAGCTTGCATAAATGACTGTCATTTGTATGATCTGGGATATATAGGCAGCActttcacatggtggaatggcaGATCAGATGCAGCTACTATTTCTAAGAGATTAGATAGAATCTTGAGCAATCAAAAGATGATAGATCAGGCCCCTCAAATGATTGTCACTCACTTGATCAAAAAAGGCTCAGACCATTCACCACATGAGTTGCAGATAAGGCAAGAAACTGAGAGGATCATCAAGCCTTTCAAATGTCTAAATTTTT CAGATTTCTCAGGAAATCCTTTTCTCATATTTCAGCACAAACTGAAGAAGTTGAGGAGAGGACTAATGGAAAGGAGTAAGGGAACTTATGGAAACATTTTCCAGAAGGTTACCACTCTAGAAGAGGTGATTCTTGCACATGAATCTCAGTTTGAGGCTGATCCATCAATGGAGAACAGAGCTCAGTTGCATAGAGTTCAGGCTGAACTTAGTAAATACTTACATTTAGAAGAGGCATACTTGAGGCAAAAGTCAGGCATGAAGTGGTTCAAAGATGGGGATAGAAATACAAGATTCTTCCACTCTTatgtaaatggaagaagaaagaagCTTAGGTTAACCAATATTCAGAATGGGGATGGAGAGTGGCTAAATACTAATCAA CATGTTCCAACAGTTATTACTAAGGAACATAATCATGAACTGGTGGATTTACCTTCTGAGGAGGAGATCAAATCAACTTCTTTTGGACTTAGTGGGGATAGTGCAAGTAGAGCTGATGGTTTCACTGGCTGTTTTTGCCAACATTGTTGGAACATAGTGAAGGAGGACATTATCAATATGGTAAGAGCCTTATTTGTTGGATATGAACTTCCCAAGTTCATTACTCATACAAACCTGGTACTGCTGCCAAAGAACGACATAGTTGAGACTTTTTTTGATCTCAGACTAATCAGCCTGAGTAACTTTAGCAATAAGATCATCTCAAGAGTACTACATGAAAGGCTGGTTCAATTTTTGCCACTGTTAATTTCCAGTAACCAGTCAGGCTTTGTGAAAGGGGGGAGCATAGTAAAAAATGTGTTGTTAGCACAAGAAATAGTCAGAGATATTTCTAAAAGAACGAAAACTGCAAACATGGTAGTTAAACTGGATATGATGAAAGCATATGACAGGGTTTCTTGGTTGTTTTTGACTAAG GTTGTTTCAAGTAATTGGTACTCAGTGCTCATAAATGGAAAACCACATGGTTTCTACACCTCTTCAAGAGGAGTTAAACAAGGAGATCCACTATCTCCTATTTTGTTCATTATATCAGCAGAAGTTCTCTCTAGAA AGAAAGAATCAGTTAAGCTGATGATGAAGAAAATTCAGCAGTATGAGAAAGTGTCTGGACAGTTAGTCAATTTGATTAAGAGTGCTTTCTATGTTAATCATAAAGTTTATCAAACTATGGTCAGAAGAATAATGGGAATTACTAAGATCAGAAAGGGATCCTTTCCTTTTACTTGTCTTAGTTGCCCACTATACTATGGCAGAAACAAGATTGCATATTATGATGACATAATAAAGAAAATTGGCAAAAGAATACAATCTTGGCATGGGAAGATGTTGTCCTATGGTGGAAGGGTTGTATTAATTTCAAATGTCCTACAGAGTATGCCTTTGCATATTCTTTCTACTATGAGCCCACCAATTGGAGTGATCAGACATATACGCAGGCTTTTGGCTAGATTTTTTTGGAATTATAAAAGTGATACAAGGTGCAGACACTGGATCAAATGGGAGGCTGCTTGTCTACCAAAGGAAGAGGGTGTCCTTGGTTTTAGATCAGTTTTTGAAATGTCAAATTCGTTGTTCTGCAAATTAGGGTGGAACCTAAGAACAAAGCCTTCTCTATGGGCTTCATTCATGATCAACAAGTATTGCAAGAAATTGCATCCTTTGATAGCCATTACTAGGGGAGGATCATGTACATGGAAGAAGATGATTCTTGTCAGAGATTTAGTTGAGCATCAAATTTGGTGGCAGATAAGACAGGGAGATGCTAGTTTCGAGTTTGACAACTGGACTTCACTAGGTGCCTTATATCATGTTGTGGAAGAAAATCATACAGAAGAGGAGATTGAAGTGAAACAGTTTAGTAGTGGAGGAGAATGGGATTTGATTTCTTTGAGAGAATAG